CATTTGTTCGATagttttattgtttttcaTGATAAAACAATATCTTCTTATAATAAGGAAATAGATTCATTAACAGgtaatatttgtaatataaaaaattatgaatcATTTGTATATGAGACGTATGTAAGCaagtttaataatataCCAAATGGGAATTATTACGAATATGAAGATAGCACTACGGATAATGACTCGTGTATAACATCCTTAGACTCGTCTTCTTCTGTGTCTACCGAAGATAATTCTAAtgtagaaaattttttacaaatgataatttacaaatgtaaaatatgGTCGAGCTTCATTCAATTTTGCAAATCTATAACTCCAGATCTCAGTAAAGCATTGACTCTCgtaactttaaaatttaatagacCAGAAATATCAAATGAACTAAGTATTTATTACACGAACGTAGGGAACATTActatgataattttttgctGTAAGCATTGGTTttctttacattttttatttttacaaatttattgttggattctaatttatcatttatcGGTCAAAAATACTGACTATACTGTTTTATCATtgatttctaaatttacaattttacCAAAGTGgttgaaaaaatttgaaaaaatttttgatttttttacgttattaatttttttaaaatatttaatatttttcgaAACTCATTGCATCTCGCAATTTTACAACATATTTAAGACcgaatacataaaaaagatgCCACAGACTTCTTTAATTTCCTCTATAATTTATACATGcgttttttattcttcaAATTATCTTATTGATGAAGACTATACATTTATAAGGAAATACCACGGTGTAGCATTCAATTCTAGTACTGtatacttttattttattttttatagttttatatcttctatttttccttttatattggtatcaattattttaaatatttatgacATTTTGATAGTTTTGCTAAATTGTCAATTTAATATTCCTTTATTTAACTATTTTATGGcgaaaaaatctaaatttttaattagtGTCTATCTGATCACTCGAAATTATTTCGCCGTAAAAGAGAGTGAAGTTGTAAAATACCCTAGGTACTATAAGTTTTTGAAATCTTTTGATATGTATGAGATAGCTAAAAATCTGAGTGAAAACAAAATGGACAAACATTCACTAATCCtgttatgtttattttattttggtatatttttgttcttttctttattttttaaaaaaaatttatttagatttataggtaacaaataaaaaattttaaaattatcatgcaaaagtaatttaaaatatatttttgatacaTAAGGAAgtattagaattttttaaaatacgaAATTCTATAGatagaatattttctaaaactaTCGACGAAGCGGGtgctaataaaatttttagaaaacatACATAAGCtgtaattaaataaattatactCTACTTATATTCGGCTAATATCATTGTAgcatatttattaaaaaaaattaggaATAATGAAGTTTTTTGTGCTACAAATGCAGGatgtaattttataaattattctaTACTCATATCAGACAATATAATTGCAAcatattatttgtaataaaaaaattgtaaaaaactaggaatttatagttttttcgGAATTTTTTAGAGCATTTGTAAGATGTAATTAGAATAATAATTCTATCCTTATAAGAAGCTAACTTCGATATAGTACATGATATCGACTATaagttgttttttataaaaaaacaaagtaATAATAATCTATTAAGGTACTCCGCAgaatatatgtttttaaactGTAAATACATATCCTCTCCTGTCAATTAAGCTTcaaaaagatataatacCATTAACTAACAGTAGTTCGTTACGTTGACCAAAatctaaataaaatcacAAACGAAttcatgaaaaaaaattaaacaaatttttttttttaaaaaaagaatctATTTTAAGCACGCGTGAGATTAACTTTGGAAAATATAGAACAGAATATAGTAAGTAAATTCAAGAAGCTGCATCACGAAAATCTATCGTCGTGAATCACTGTATAAGATAGacattttgaatttttgtAATCATTTAaagtataatatttacataaaatataattttctctctaaaaaatttttatataaaattttttgaattttgaCAAATAAATAGTTATAGGATATACATTTAATTTCAAAGTAAGAATGAAACAGAATAGGCTACTGCGACAGCAACAACCACAATACCTATAGAAATGGCAACTTTCTTTGTACTAAATACTGATCCACCCTTTTTATCATCATCTCCTTTATCGCTTGAATCTTCTGGTTTATCATCATCCTTACAATCGTCCTTTTTGACCTTTTTGCACGATTTTAATGGTGTAATAGATTGAACTTTTGTAGTTGAGACATTAATATCAGCTCTAACAGCCAAGTCAACCTTGCACAAATCTGAAAGAATTTTGAAATGACCATCATTGCATTTGTTACCATATACTGAATTAAGATATGATGAAGAACATGACTCTATGTTAAATGTATTGGCCAAAACTATGCAATCATATACGTTTGAATCTTCATACTTGACTCCTCCCAGGAATTTAGTTAATATAGAAACAACTACTTCTAGAGATAATTCTACATTTAATTCataacaattttttacaagatCATGGAATTGAGGAGTTTGCAATTTATTGCTAACGTAAAGATTGAATAAAGTACAAATCGATACAGATTTGTAAATCGCTTCAGGACTAATTTCGCAATGTGAAACTTCAACTGGTTTGTGGCATGgctctttattttcatagCAATCTTCAGAACTGTCATTACAGCTACTACTAGATTCGCATTTCTTTTCAAGGCAACATAATTGTCTCAATTTTCTTGCGCAAGCAGCTTCTCTCTGTCTACATAATTCAGCATTGTAGTGGGCGCACAGTCTAAAGATCATATCCTCACTGATACATTTTTTCTCAAAtgcttttttaatataacatTTTGTATGGTTGAACCATTTGACTGTGTTGCAGTGAGAATTAACATTGTTCAAAGGATATGCAGTTAAAGTAACATTCTGACCTACTTCATTGAAGTATTCTGAAGATAGAGTGTATGTATTATCAGTAGCGGGCGAGACAACATTTATATCAACTGTAGAGAGGAATCTAATCTTGATATTGCCTTCTCCGGCGGAGTCTAGGACAGTAATTCCTAGAGTGAATCTTATAAATCCAGTATCAGCATCAGTAGTATTTTCAATAGCAATATTATCTTTAAGATCTGTAGGAGCTATCAAAGATACTAATGTTGGTACATGGTTATCTCTGGACTCAATGATAATCTTTGCTGTTCTTCTCTTTCCAACAGAGTTATAATGGATTATTAGTAGATCTTCATcgtcaaaatatttatagcaAAAACCGGGAATATTGTAGCTAAAACTAGTTGCTGGATCGAAAGCTGTACCATCTGCATTCTGTTGAGCTATACTTATcttgtataaattttttatcgaaTAATTATCTGGTGAATTTTTGTCAGAAGGACAAGGACAACTGCAAGTTATGAAAGATATTAATGTTAGAATTAAAGGAATCTTTCGCATATACATACCCTCCGTagaatttttctttttatatctttatttgtttgttgtGGCctaaacttataaaaattaattaaaaaaataatagaaaaaaaatataaatttgagaatattaaaaaactaatatgttctgagttttttatttttttgtttgtttatttttttatacacaAACAAATTTGTGTTACATCAAAACATTAggctttttaattttagtaagaagtttaaatattcagaaaaaaggttttttttgtttattttgtgTAAAACTTGTCTAtgagtaaaaaattataaactataaaattaatatttaaaattatattttatagtttattataatgttAGAAGAGTGTTAATATTTCAGATTATACATAACGTAGTCATgtgtgttttttttaataatatattgaaaatgtataattttttataaaccaATTTCctgaaatattaaaatcgTAAAATGTTTAAACATAATCAAGTCACtagtaatattttaaattgatGTTTagatcaaaattttattgtttaatatttttttatatgtaaaatgttatatagaaaattattattataaaaatatttataatagaaTTTTCTATGTATAATGTCTTgtataaaactttataaataaaaatttaagctTATATAAGAGCTTTCAAAATGTTACATAgaaatcaatataaaatatttaaaagctTATAGAATGTTATAGAAATCATAATAACATATAAGAgctcataaattttttttatattaaatcttttattttgttttacaaatcatttatttaaattccTTGTCTTTAAAAAGAAGCTTTCTAATTTCTCTTATGACTTTCCTGTCTACATCTTTATGGTAGACAACTTCAAAAAtgtcaatttctttatcaCTGAAAGTAGCCACAGACACCATCTCTGGATCATAAATCccatttatataatttatataattaactCTGTTATCATTGTGTATCTCAGAGACAAGCTCCAATTTGGCCTCTGATTCAAACTCAAGATCTTTACAAATACTCTGAACATACAAATGTACAGGAATAATGTCAAAATTAAACTGACACATTTCTACCATACGactttctataaaaatagtCTTCTCCAAAGGAAACTTAATATTgtacattttataaaatgctTCAAGTAAAACATGAAGTTTAATAACATTCTCTGTAATTTTACCAGCTATAAAGAAACTATCAAGAGCAATAAGAGAATGACTTTCTCTCTTGAAAAATGTAGGATAAGTATGCTGGAAAATAATCTGAGAAATGGCAACTTGCTTGATAGGAGACTTGAAAGATTCAGaaagtaataaaattattttatttcctTCTTtgatatcatttttaaaaatattctccATGGGTAGAAAGAagtttgaaatttataaaacaaagaGATAGTCTGGGAATTAAACACTTTGTTTgttaaaacaaacaaagtgtttatgcaaaaaaatataaaaggaCTGAATTTTTCCAGATATGcataattttgaaatacCAATTTCAGCCCATGTTTATCAAGGATATAATATTGGAtggatttaaaatttacgAGAATAAGACTATCATTAGAAATCTTAGTAAATCATACAACGCAATAACAGGACTAAATGGATCAGGCAAAAGTAATATAATTGATggtataatatttacacTAGGACTAGAAAGTGGTAAACTTCTTAGAACAAACACACTTAAAGAACttataaatgtaaatagAAAGGAATGTAAAGTGACACTTGTTTTATCAAATACTGATAAATCTAAAAGTCCAGAAGGATACAAAGATTataatgaaattataatatcaaGATCAATTGACAACTTAGGGAAAACaaagttttatttgaaCAACCACAGTTGTTCATATTCAactataaacaaattatgCTCAAGTATGAATATCAACTCAGAAAAGGGAGaattcttctttattatcatGCAAGGGCATATAACAAAAGTACTAAATATGAAAAGTAAAGAAATAGGAACTCTAATAGAAGAAACTGCAGGAACAAGATCTTACACTAAAGAAAAAGAGAAGGCAATTTTAGCATTAGAAAAAAAGGAAAGAAAACTTATAGAAGTCAGAGATACCTTACAGAGAAGAATATCTCCATTTTATTCGAGATTGAGAGAAGAAAGAGAAGCCTTTGTTGAACAAAGAAATTTAGATCAGATTAAAGAACAAGTAACCTtagaaaagaaagaaattaaacaaaaaatattgacagatgaaatatctaaaaatgtGATAAATTTGAGGAATATAGTAGaacaatatattaaagataaaaacgAGTTGACAAATTTAGAAAGTAAACTTATGGAATTACAAGACATAGAATGTGAAGAAagcttaataaatattaaggaattattagaagatgagaaattaaaattagaagaaCTAAGAAAAACAGACCCAACAAACAAACTCGAGAAATACAAAATAGAACTAGACAAACTTGTAGTACCAACAAAGAAAACTAATTTAGATGAATTAAAAGAAAGAGAGagttttttactaaaaaatatcaaaaacgAGGCAGTGTTGGGAGGTAAAGATTTCAGCATAATAgaagaattagaaaatttgaaaatcaaaaagacAGAATTAGAATTCAATTATCAAAACAtgaaagatttaaaaatagaagaaattaataataaaatatcgaacatagaaaaatataaagtcGATTATGAGTCACTGGCCAATGATAAGAAGCGCCTTAATTATTTGAAGATGAAATTAATTTACCCAATTAGAAATGATATTTACGGGACAGtagatgaaaatataacattaaccaatgataaatataaagagGCAGTATTTACAATAATGGGGAGTAAATCCAAACATGTCATTGTATCAGATGAAAAGATAGGGTcagaattattaaataccTCTGATCGTAGAATTAGTGTCATTCCTTTAAACAAAATCAAGTCTAAATTTGTTgataagaattttattagaaaagtCAAGGAGTCTAAAGGAAAGCATATGATCGACCTTATAACTTTTGATGATAAATTGAGAAAAGCCATGGAACATGTTTTTAATGGATATTTCGTCTTTGAAGATTCGGAGATGGCTAAGAAAATGTGTTATGATTTGAAGATCATGTGCATTACATTAGATGGGAATGTTTATGATCCCAAGGGTACGCTCACAGGAGGAAAATCTTCATacaaaattgaaattactagtaaaaaagaaatccAGGAACTTCAATGCAAAATAGAGAAAGCTGAACaaaattatgaatattttacaaagtGCCAAGAAGAATACGAATTATTAAAGATTAAGAAATCCAAATGTCTACAGAAAGAGAAATTAGTAGAAGAATTAAAATCcatagaaattaaaatcaagACAATTACAGAATTTGAATCTTGTACTGCCGACTTTAGAAGTGAATTGACTGAGGTCaggaataaaattatagagTCCATCAAGGAAGAGAATATTCATAAGGACTTAGTTAATAGAAAAgatgaatatattaaaaatataaaagatctagagataaaaaagaaagaaaatgaagaGTCCCAGGAAGattgtataaataaaatccTGAAGATCCAAGACAAACTTGGCGAATTAGAAATCAAGACAAGTAATAAAAGATTAAGCGAGAGACAGATTAAAGGTTTAGAGCCCAAGcagaaatatttaataaggTCTACATCCAAATTAAGAAACAGAATCACGAAAGTGTACGCCGAGCTAGTTGAAAGCCTGAAAGGacaagaagaaaaagacTCGGATTTTATTTCATCGATCAACACCACTTGGCTTGAGACATACACAGAAGGGGAGAATCAGAAGATATTTGAgtctttaaatattgacGACAAggtctttaattttaaagaacaAGAATTGGACGAGTCAGAGCACAAGATTTTACTAGACAGGTTGTCTGAGATTGatttaatattagaaaagTGTTCTAGTAAAAATACAGTACGAATGGATCCACAGAATTTTGATTTACTAGAAAAGAACGAGATGATTATCGAATCCTTAAAAGAGAAAATCCAACAACTTGAAGAAGACAAGTCAAATATCATGGGCAGTATTGAGAATTTTAATCTCCTTggaattaaagaaaacGAGAAGGCTTTTAAACATTTGAATGAGAAAGTGGGCAAATTCCTGaggtattttttaaaagattctGATGTTAAAATCGAGAAGTCGGGCGCATCAGAATATGAACTCAAAGTCAAAGTAGGCAATTGGAAGGATTCCTTGACTGAATTAAGTGGTGGTCAAAGGAGTCTCGTTGCTTTGTGCTTGATATTTTCCATATTGACTTACCGCCCTGCccctttttatatttttgatgaGATTGATTCAGCTTTAGATTTAAGTTACACACAGAGTATTGGGGAAATTATAAAGCATGAATTTAGAAAGAGTCAGTTTATTATCATAAGTTTGAAGAATGGGATGTATGAAAGTGCAGATAATGTTTATAAAGTATTTCTTAAGGATGGGAAATCCAATATATGTCAAATTAAGTAGAATCTAAATTaagttatattttattttacatttattaaatcttctGGTGTTGTTTATTtctcctttattttttttattgatttttgttttttttggtCTTCCCTTTTATGTCAAATTTAGAATACGAAGAATCAGACGAGATCGAAGAATTGGAAGACATAAATTCCCTCAAATATTCACTAGAAGATTCTGAAAATTCAGAAGACGAATTTGATTATGACGCAGaacaaaaagattttaaatctacaattctaaaattaaaagacaaAGCCGAAGACAATTTATCTTTGAGATATTACATAATCTTCATATGCACATTTACTTGCTTAATTTTGTCTTTGATTTTCTGGaaagataaaatagaaGTAAAAGAGAAAAATGGAgacattttctttataagtTTAGGCTTAATATTcctaaatttatttttatcttctgTCGTCTTCTTAGTTCtaaatttcataatattttgtttgcCTTTTTATTACGTCACTGAATTATCTGAACACATTTCTTTATCTTTCGTGTgccttttttatattatttatttttatactaaaaagtttaatgtgtgtataaaatacaatCAAGGAGTCGAATTGTATTTAGGAgatattttgaatattattCTCATTTCTGTTTTCTTATTCGCCGGCCTACGAGTCTGGTCCTTGTCAATTggcataaattttaattatagtaTTTATATAGAAAGAATAAGGAAATGTATAGCAGAAGATGTCtttttaagtatttttaagagGAAAAATAACCCGAAGAagattaaatatttgattaataaatatctaGTCGACGATCATATggatttaaataaaagaaggTCACTTTTCAAAGAATTCCAGAAAAGTTATAAGAACTCGCAGAAaggaaaaaagaaagagaAATACAAAGAAAGCGCCTTAAAGAAAGCAAATAGTCTGTATTTTAGAGCTCTGactaattataaaattaattatacaggagatataaatttcttaataaatcaatatattgataaagaaaaagacCTAATAAAAACAGTAGAAAACCAAGAAAAAGAAGGGGTTTCCATCTTAGTAGACAGgtttattaaattactCAATCTTCCTTCAAAATACAGACTTGATGGTAAAGGCTTTTACAGGATAATTAAAAGGGTAGACAGGGAGAAATATATCATAACTAAGAATTTAGAACAAATGAGTGCCGCTTTAGACAGagtttgtttatttataaaattcctTATTATTCTTGTAGCACTGATGCTTTATATCAAAGTATTCGAAGAATTGGCTTCTACTGCCGGGATAATTTCGGCCATTTTTGGTACgcaaataatttctaattctttttcTACTAATGCAATTAGTAGcttaattttcttatttataattcatCCTTACGATATTGGCGACAGAATCTTAGTCAATCTTGATAATCATATTGAGAATTTGGTAGTATCAGAACTTAATGTCTTCTCTACCGTATTCTTAAGATGGAATGGTACTTGTGTTTATGTCCCGAATTCCTTGCTAAGCACCAAATTAATCACAAATATCAGGAGAAGCGGGATAATAGCAGATTCtcataaaatacaaattaatTCTAGAACTGATCAGAGCAAATTACTAAATCTTAAAACTACTATAGAAGCATTTCTTAAGAAACATAAAGAAGATTATACAGAATATTGTATGGTGAACTACGAATCAATAGAAAACAGTAATAAACTGCATATGAAGGTTTATATGCAATATAAAACTAATTCGCAGAATTATGAATTGTATCTCAAGAGGAAGACAAGCTTCttgtcatttttaaatagaaCATTGCAGGTATTAGAAATAGAATATAATTTGCCAATACAAAGAGTCACAGTGAAAAATGAGAGCGGGAAAAATCAAGTTGGTTaagaatttgtttgtttggTGTCAAATATCTCAACAAtaagtataaataaaaaaaaactagcataaaatatgaaaaaagtTTATACATTAagtatttgttttatttgtatGTTTAATAGAGTTGGgatatatatttgacaaACTTTTTAGTTCTTTGTTTGTTATTTGTCCttatgtataaaataataatataattatctAATCATATTGCGTCTATTAGTGTGCTTATTGAATAAATATACTCTTTTTATACATAAGTAAATAAAAGCTAACATATGCTCGGATATACTTGATGCTGATAGATGaatataaatcttattCACTAAAACACCTAACTTAATGGATATCTCAATGTGTTATTATACCTATTTACCGTTATTTAGTATCGCGTCAATAATgagttaaattttataaaatcaaaaaaagttttttttgatctCAAAAACCCGCagtcatttttaaaattgttttctattctctttgttttaattaacAGGCTTGCATTAAATTggttattaaaaaacaacatttttttctgaaaTTTACGATCTTAAAGAATTTAGACTATAAGACAATAGTAAATAATCTCgagtataaatatttaatgtaTCTATTAGAAgtattaaatgtttatagCTCACGATACATGAATGGTCTAATTTATTCAGGCATAAGCcaagtttttaaattaaaaatcaaattaatatagaaaaatataggTTTAAAAGATTGATAGAACAAAAATCCTCGAAACATTTTGTCTTTTTGAAATGATCCAGcacattttataaaaaaaaaccacCGAAGGACTATCCAAAAATAGTGCTAAGTTTTTTCTATACGCACCAAGCGACAGTACTTACATTAGAAAATATCAAGACAAAGaagagaaataataaaaattggtTCTGAAGGTATTCctgaattttaaaagatccATAcgaaactataaatatatttttttaagtttttaataCGCAACTCATAGCATcagtttttcttttaattgtttACTGTCTGTTCTTATTCCATTTTTGCAGTTAAACTTTATAATGtatcttttaatatacgaatcaaatataatataaaaaatgtcatCAGCACAAGACATTAATGAAACTTGatttataaacataattaCAGTTATTTATGTTAAATTCTATTGCTAAAATCAGAATCCAATTAACATACTAATTCTCACAAGAtcagaaaatttttataattgtatatttttgtaaaccCGAATAACTTTATGTATCAATTTGcatcaaatttaattaatgttTACTCTTaaagtaatttttaatgttatgAAAGCAACTAAAAATCTCAgagaaataatttaataatctcAAATTTAGTAAGCTAGAGcaaaacaatataatttcGGCATTTATAGATCCACGAAAGACATAtatgtataattt
Above is a window of Vairimorpha necatrix chromosome 2, complete sequence DNA encoding:
- a CDS encoding putative spore wall protein 4 codes for the protein MYMRKIPLILTLISFITCSCPCPSDKNSPDNYSIKNLYKISIAQQNADGTAFDPATSFSYNIPGFCYKYFDDEDLLIIHYNSVGKRRTAKIIIESRDNHVPTLVSLIAPTDLKDNIAIENTTDADTGFIRFTLGITVLDSAGEGNIKIRFLSTVDINVVSPATDNTYTLSSEYFNEVGQNVTLTAYPLNNVNSHCNTVKWFNHTKCYIKKAFEKKCISEDMIFRLCAHYNAELCRQREAACARKLRQLCCLEKKCESSSSCNDSSEDCYENKEPCHKPVEVSHCEISPEAIYKSVSICTLFNLYVSNKLQTPQFHDLVKNCYELNVELSLEVVVSILTKFLGGVKYEDSNVYDCIVLANTFNIESCSSSYLNSVYGNKCNDGHFKILSDLCKVDLAVRADINVSTTKVQSITPLKSCKKVKKDDCKDDDKPEDSSDKGDDDKKGGSVFSTKKVAISIGIVVVAVAVAYSVSFLL
- a CDS encoding cyclin-C, yielding MENIFKNDIKEGNKIILLLSESFKSPIKQVAISQIIFQHTYPTFFKRESHSLIALDSFFIAGKITENVIKLHVLLEAFYKMYNIKFPLEKTIFIESRMVEMCQFNFDIIPVHLYVQSICKDLEFESEAKLELVSEIHNDNRVNYINYINGIYDPEMVSVATFSDKEIDIFEVVYHKDVDRKVIREIRKLLFKDKEFK
- a CDS encoding structural maintenance of chromosomes protein 2 (SMC2) encodes the protein MFIKDIILDGFKIYENKTIIRNLSKSYNAITGLNGSGKSNIIDGIIFTLGLESGKLLRTNTLKELINVNRKECKVTLVLSNTDKSKSPEGYKDYNEIIISRSIDNLGKTKFYLNNHSCSYSTINKLCSSMNINSEKGEFFFIIMQGHITKVLNMKSKEIGTLIEETAGTRSYTKEKEKAILALEKKERKLIEVRDTLQRRISPFYSRLREEREAFVEQRNLDQIKEQVTLEKKEIKQKILTDEISKNVINLRNIVEQYIKDKNELTNLESKLMELQDIECEESLINIKELLEDEKLKLEELRKTDPTNKLEKYKIELDKLVVPTKKTNLDELKERESFLLKNIKNEAVLGGKDFSIIEELENLKIKKTELEFNYQNMKDLKIEEINNKISNIEKYKVDYESLANDKKRLNYLKMKLIYPIRNDIYGTVDENITLTNDKYKEAVFTIMGSKSKHVIVSDEKIGSELLNTSDRRISVIPLNKIKSKFVDKNFIRKVKESKGKHMIDLITFDDKLRKAMEHVFNGYFVFEDSEMAKKMCYDLKIMCITLDGNVYDPKGTLTGGKSSYKIEITSKKEIQELQCKIEKAEQNYEYFTKCQEEYELLKIKKSKCLQKEKLVEELKSIEIKIKTITEFESCTADFRSELTEVRNKIIESIKEENIHKDLVNRKDEYIKNIKDLEIKKKENEESQEDCINKILKIQDKLGELEIKTSNKRLSERQIKGLEPKQKYLIRSTSKLRNRITKVYAELVESLKGQEEKDSDFISSINTTWLETYTEGENQKIFESLNIDDKVFNFKEQELDESEHKILLDRLSEIDLILEKCSSKNTVRMDPQNFDLLEKNEMIIESLKEKIQQLEEDKSNIMGSIENFNLLGIKENEKAFKHLNEKVGKFLRYFLKDSDVKIEKSGASEYELKVKVGNWKDSLTELSGGQRSLVALCLIFSILTYRPAPFYIFDEIDSALDLSYTQSIGEIIKHEFRKSQFIIISLKNGMYESADNVYKVFLKDGKSNICQIK
- a CDS encoding mechanosensitive channel of small conductance (MscS1E), whose amino-acid sequence is MSNLEYEESDEIEELEDINSLKYSLEDSENSEDEFDYDAEQKDFKSTILKLKDKAEDNLSLRYYIIFICTFTCLILSLIFWKDKIEVKEKNGDIFFISLGLIFLNLFLSSVVFLVLNFIIFCLPFYYVTELSEHISLSFVCLFYIIYFYTKKFNVCIKYNQGVELYLGDILNIILISVFLFAGLRVWSLSIGINFNYSIYIERIRKCIAEDVFLSIFKRKNNPKKIKYLINKYLVDDHMDLNKRRSLFKEFQKSYKNSQKGKKKEKYKESALKKANSLYFRALTNYKINYTGDINFLINQYIDKEKDLIKTVENQEKEGVSILVDRFIKLLNLPSKYRLDGKGFYRIIKRVDREKYIITKNLEQMSAALDRVCLFIKFLIILVALMLYIKVFEELASTAGIISAIFGTQIISNSFSTNAISSLIFLFIIHPYDIGDRILVNLDNHIENLVVSELNVFSTVFLRWNGTCVYVPNSLLSTKLITNIRRSGIIADSHKIQINSRTDQSKLLNLKTTIEAFLKKHKEDYTEYCMVNYESIENSNKLHMKVYMQYKTNSQNYELYLKRKTSFLSFLNRTLQVLEIEYNLPIQRVTVKNESGKNQVG